Proteins from a single region of Ensifer adhaerens:
- the folB gene encoding dihydroneopterin aldolase, whose translation MSPTYTITLKNCAFFARHGVFDEEELLGQRFFVDAELEVEQGTALVDDSIEDTVHYGIAFQEIERIVTGRRRYLIEALALEVAKTLCVRFPQIKRAKVSIRKPNAPVPGVLDYVEVTVEHVV comes from the coding sequence ATGAGCCCGACTTACACCATTACTCTCAAAAACTGTGCCTTCTTCGCGCGCCATGGCGTCTTCGACGAAGAAGAGCTCCTCGGGCAGCGCTTTTTCGTGGATGCCGAGCTCGAAGTCGAGCAGGGCACGGCGCTCGTCGACGATTCGATCGAAGACACCGTCCACTACGGCATTGCCTTTCAGGAGATCGAGCGCATCGTTACCGGGCGCCGCCGTTACCTGATCGAGGCGCTGGCGCTGGAAGTCGCCAAGACGCTCTGCGTGCGGTTTCCGCAGATCAAGCGCGCCAAGGTTTCGATCCGCAAGCCGAACGCGCCCGTGCCCGGCGTGCTCGACTATGTCGAAGTGACGGTCGAGCATGTCGTCTGA